A genome region from Pygocentrus nattereri isolate fPygNat1 chromosome 6, fPygNat1.pri, whole genome shotgun sequence includes the following:
- the slc4a3 gene encoding anion exchange protein 3 isoform X3, whose translation MTDVGHAAVNRQENQEEMDTGKTHSRVEEYPTGVFPVDGFEDFDEFVLDFDDYDLLESIHSHLGSPIEPVRHRFEDNPGVRRHLVKKSSRCQVTRTSNSSPPLSSLKKRKKMDKKTHEVFVELNELIVDKNQEMRWKETARWIKFEEDVEEETDRWGKPHVASLSFRSLLELRRTITHGAIMLDLDQTTLPGIAHLLVETMIISDQIRAEDRANVLRALLLKHSHPNDEKDGLFHRNHSVNSLGSLRHNHNHVHDTSLPLVSEDHSATHDTKAAEHDKEKNMHPIPGEAHAAARSLKLLAKIPKDAEATLVLVGCVEFLEQPAMAFVRLNDAVMLESVLEVPVPVRFIFVLLGPSQTNIDYHEIGRSFSTLMSDKNFHEVAYFADDRQDLLNGINEFLDCSIVIPPSDVEGKDLLKTVASFQKMMLRKRKERENKKCLSTVVGPDQETKDPGRDDPEEEEVEVDPLKRSGIPFGGLLHDIRRRYPHYISDLKDALDSQCIAAVIFIYFAALSPTITFGGLLGEKTQGMMGVSELIISTAAVGVLFSLLAGQPLLIIGFSGPLLVFEEAFYKFCQAQGFEYLTGRVWIGFWLIFIVLVIVAAEGSFLVRYISPFTQEIFAFLISLIFICETFSKLVKVFQEHPLMRSYPTSPGLPALRFPEAPEHSVLIEGPILNQPNTALLSFVLMLGTFFVAFFLRKFRNSRFLGGKARRIIGDFGIPISILLSVVVDYLIPDTYTQKLNVPSGFSVTSPDKRGWFISPFGDKQPFPTWMMGAAVVPALLVFILIFMETQITTLIVSKKERRLIKGSGFHLDLLLIVILGAICPLFGLPWLTAATVRSVTHVNALTVMSKATAPGEKPMIQEVKEQRVTGMCVAILVGLSIVMTDVLRHIPLAVLFGIFLYMGITSLTGIQLYERITLMVTPAKHHPDHIYVTKVKTWRMNMFTIIQLFCIVLLWVVKSTVASLAFPFILIMTVPLRRLILTRIFEERELAALDADEDTPNFDEDGRDEYNEIHMLV comes from the exons ATGACAGACGTGGGGCATGCAGCGGTCAACCGCCAAGAAAACCAGGAAGAGATGGACACAGGGAAAACCCATAGTAGGGTCGAAGAGTATCCCACTGGAGTCTTCCCTGTGGATGGGTTTGAGGACTTTGATGAGTTTGTGTTGGATTTTGACGACTATGACCTTCTGGAGTCCATCCACAGCCACTTGGGCTCCCCCATTGAACCTGTCC GTCACCGGTTTGAGGACAACCCCGGGGTGAGACGACACCTGGTCAAGAAGTCGTCTCGTTGCCAGGTCACTCGGACCAGCAACAGCTCTCCGCCTCTGTCCAGcctgaagaagaggaagaagatggACAAAAAGACTCATGAG GTCTTTGTGGAGCTGAATGAGCTGATCGTGGATAAGAACCAGGAGATGCGCTGGAAGGAGACGGCTCGGTGGATCAAGTTTGAAGAGGATGTAGAGGAGGAGACAGACCGCTGGGGAAAACCCCACGTGGCCTCGTTGTCCTTCCGCAGTCTGCTGGAGCTCCGCAGGACCATCACACACG GTGCCATAATGTTAGACCTGGACCAGACCACACTGCCTGGCATTGCCCACTTGCTTGTGGAGACCATGATCATCTCAGACCAGATCAGAGCTGAGGACCGGGCCAACGTGCTTCGTGCTTTGCTGCTCAAACACAG TCATCCCAATGATGAGAAGGATGGCCTCTTCCATCGCAACCATTCAGTCAACAGTCTGGGAAGCTTGCGTCACAACCACAACCATGTCCACGACACGAGCTTGCCTCTGGTATCTGAGGACCACAGCGCGACACACGACACTAAAGCTGCAGAGCATGACAAAGAG aaaaacatgcaccCCATTCCTGGTGAGGCCCATGCTGCAGCCAGATCTTTGAAACTACTGGCAAAAATCCCCAAGGATGCTGAGGCCACACTGGTTTTAGTGG gctgtGTGGAGTTCCTGGAGCAGCCTGCTATGGCATTTGTGAGGCTGAACGACGCAGTTATGTTGGAGTCAGTGCTGGAGGTCCCAGTTCCTGTGCGGTTCATATTTGTGCTCCTTGGCCCCAGCCAAACCAACATAGACTACCATGAGATCGGACGCTCTTTCTCAACACTCATGTCCGACAAG AACTTCCATGAGGTGGCCTACTTTGCTGATGACCGGCAGGATCTGCTAAATGGCATAAATGAGTTTCTGGACTGCAGCATTGTGATTCCTCCCTCTGATGTAGAGGGCAAAGACCTACTGAAGACAGTGGCCTCATTCCAGAAGATGATGCTACGCAAgcgcaaggagagagagaataagaaatgTTTGAGCACTGTGGTGGGACCTGATCAGGAGACTAAAG ATCCAGGTCGAGATGAcccagaggaggaggaggtggaagTGGACCCGCTGAAGCGCTCTGGTATTCCATTTGGGGGTCTCCTCCATGACATTCGGCGCCGCTACCCGCACTACATCAGTGACCTGAAGGATGCACTGGACTCTCAGTGCATTGCTGCTGTCATTTTTATCTACTTTGCTGCCCTCTCACCCACCATCACGTTCGGAGGACTACTAG GGGAAAAGACACAAGGTATGATGGGGGTCTCAGAGCTCATTATTTCCACGGCAGCAGTTGGGGTGCTGTTCTCTCTGCTGGCAGGACAGCCGCTGCTCATTattggcttctctgggcctctcCTTGTGTTTGAGGAGGCCTTCTACAAG TTCTGCCAGGCACAGGGCTTCGAGTACCTCACAGGACGAGTGTGGATCGGCTTCTGGCTCATCTTTATCGTGCTGGTGATCGTAGCAGCTGAAGGCAGCTTCCTTGTGCGCTACATTTCACCCTTCACTCAGGAGATCTTCGCTTTCCTCATCTCCCTCATCTTCATCTGTGAAACCTTTTCCAAACTCGTCAAG GTATTCCAGGAGCATCCACTGATGAGGAGCTACCCAACCTCTCCAGGCCTTCCAGCCCTGAGATTCCCAGAAGCGCCTGAGCACAGTGTACTGATTGAAGGCCCGATCCTAAACCAGCCAAACACGGCCCTGCTCTCTTTCGTGCTCATGCTGGGAACCTTCTTCGTGGCCTTTTTCCTCAGAAAGTTTCGCAATAGTCGCTTCCTCGGTGGCAAG GCCAGGAGAATCATTGGAGACTTTGGCATTCCCATCTCTATTCTACTGTCTGTGGTAGTGGACTATTTAATCCCTGACACTTATACGCAG AAACTGAACGTGCCCTCTGGTTTCTCAGTCACATCTCCTGACAAACGAGGCTGGTTCATCAGCCCATTCGGAGACAAACAGCCTTTCCCCACATGGATGATGGGAGCCGCCGTGGTGCCCGCCCTTCTCGTCTTCATCCTCATCTTCATGGAAACACAGATCACAAC GCTGATAGTGAGTAAGAAGGAGCGCCGATTGATTAAGGGCTCCGGCTTCCACTTGGATCTGCTGTTGATCGTGATTCTGGGGGCAATATGCCCACTGTTTGGCCTTCCTTGGCTAACAGCTGCCACCGTACGCTCAGTAACCCACGTCAATGCTCTGACAGTCATGAGCAAGGCTACTGCACCTGGAGAAAAGCCCATGATCCAGGAAGTCAAAGAGCAGAGAGTGACTGGCATGTGTGTGGCCATACTTGTGG GCCTGTCCATTGTGATGACGGACGTGTTGCGTCATATTCCTCTGGCTGTTCTGTTCGGAATCTTTCTGTACATGGGTATCACCTCTTTAACTGGCATTCAGCTGTATGAGCGCATCACACTCATGGTCACCCCTGCAAAACACCACCCTGACCACATCTATGTCACCAAG GTGAAGACGTGGCGTATGAACATGTTTACCATCATCCAGCTGTTTTGTATAGTGCTACTGTGGGTGGTGAAGTCCACTGTGGCGTCCCTGGCCTTCCCCTTCATCCTCATCATGACTGTGCCGCTTCGCAGACTCATCCTTACCAGAATCTTTGAGGAGAGAGAGCTGGCAGCG TTGGACGCAGATGAAGACACACCCAATTTTGATGAAGACGGACGTGATGAGTACAACGAGATTCACATGCTTGTATAG